In Mycolicibacterium phocaicum, one DNA window encodes the following:
- the trmB gene encoding tRNA (guanosine(46)-N7)-methyltransferase TrmB, with protein sequence MRDDGRMYAQREDDAASSAGASAAENESATETTAAPTHQHRRVTSFRSRRSSLSTKQQSTWDRRWPELGKVARSDDGEPAPLIDTAAWFGRTAPVVLEIGSGTGISTLAMAQEEPHLDVIAVEVYRKGLAQLLGGVDRAGLTNVRFVRGDGVDVLEHMIAPGTLTAVRVFFPDPWPKARHHKRRLLQAETVALISSRLKPGGILHAATDHADYAVQIAEVGDAEPTLKRTSADADLPISVQRPTTKYEARGMRMGSPITELIWEKPE encoded by the coding sequence ATGAGAGACGATGGACGGATGTATGCCCAGCGCGAGGACGACGCTGCCTCGTCGGCCGGCGCCTCGGCGGCCGAAAACGAGTCCGCAACCGAAACCACCGCCGCGCCCACCCACCAGCACCGGCGCGTCACCAGCTTCCGGTCCCGCCGGTCGAGCCTGTCCACCAAGCAGCAGAGCACCTGGGACCGGCGCTGGCCTGAGCTGGGCAAAGTCGCCCGCTCCGACGACGGCGAACCCGCCCCGCTGATCGACACCGCCGCCTGGTTCGGCCGCACCGCCCCGGTCGTGCTGGAGATCGGCAGCGGCACCGGCATCTCGACGCTGGCCATGGCGCAGGAGGAGCCGCACCTGGACGTCATCGCGGTCGAGGTCTACCGCAAGGGCCTGGCCCAGCTGCTCGGCGGCGTCGATCGGGCCGGCCTGACGAATGTGAGATTCGTCCGCGGCGACGGCGTCGATGTGCTGGAACACATGATCGCGCCGGGCACCCTGACCGCCGTCCGCGTATTTTTCCCGGATCCATGGCCCAAGGCCCGCCACCACAAGCGCCGGCTGCTGCAGGCCGAGACCGTGGCGCTGATCTCCAGCCGCCTCAAGCCCGGCGGCATCCTGCATGCGGCGACCGACCACGCTGATTACGCGGTGCAGATCGCCGAGGTGGGCGACGCCGAGCCCACGCTGAAGCGCACCTCGGCCGACGCCGACCTGCCGATCTCGGTGCAGCGGCCCACCACCAAATATGAGGCGCGGGGCATGCGGATGGGCAGTCCCATCACCGAGCTCATCTG